The following are from one region of the Strix uralensis isolate ZFMK-TIS-50842 chromosome 4, bStrUra1, whole genome shotgun sequence genome:
- the ADRA2C gene encoding alpha-2C adrenergic receptor, whose amino-acid sequence MDLLLVVNTSLGSPNESLALPPSSPSSSALLQPPSPYSPAAVASLAAVVGFLIVFTIVGNVLVVIAVLTSRALRAPQNLFLVSLASADILVATLVMPFSLANELMNYWYFGKAWCNIYLALDVLFCTSSIVHLCAISLDRYWSVTQAVEYNLKRTPRRIKAIILTVWLISAVISFPPLISMYRDPEGDGFPQCKLNDETWYILSSCIGSFFAPCLIMVLVYIRIYRVAKLRTRTLSEKRTMPEGSSQTENGLSRAAGGCTSLRMQLGENGHYSVHHWRKASELEDIELEESSTSESRRRRSREEHPRKSSKSQSFSYSYSSKHSSSRLSRSSNRSMQFFSYRRRRKRSSICRKKVTQAREKRFTFVLAVVMGVFVVCWFPFFFSYSLYGICREACEVPETLFKFFFWIGYCNSSLNPVIYTIFNQDFRRSFKHILFKKKKKNFRH is encoded by the coding sequence ATGGATCTGCTGCTGGTGGTGAACACGAGCCTGGGCTCCCCCAACGAGTCCCTGGCGCTGCCCCCCTCCTCGCCGTCGTCCTCGGCCCTCCTGCAGCCGCCCTCCCCTTACTCCCCGGCGGCCGTGGCCAGCCTGGCGGCGGTGGTGGGCTTCCTCATCGTCTTCACCATCGTGGGCAACGTGCTGGTGGTGATAGCTGTGCTCACCAGCCGGGCGCTGAGAGCCCCCCAGAACCTCTTCCTCGTGTCCTTGGCCAGCGCGGACATCCTGGTGGCTACCCTGGTCATGCCTTTCTCCTTAGCCAACGAGCTTATGAATTACTGGTACTTCGGCAAGGCTTGGTGTAACATTTACCTGGCGCTGGACGTGCTCTTCTGCACCTCCTCCATCGTCCACCTGTGCGCCATCAGCCTCGACAGGTATTGGTCGGTCACACAGGCGGTGGAGTACAACCTCAAACGGACCCCCCGGCGGATCAAGGCCATCATCCTTACTGTCTGGCTCATTTCAGCTGTCATCTCCTTCCCACCATTGATCTCCATGTACCGGGACCCTGAAGGAGatggctttccccagtgcaagCTCAATGACGAGACATGGTACATCCTTTCTTCTTGCATTGGCTCTTTCTTTGCCCCCTGCCTCATCATGGTGTTGGTCTATATCCGCATCTACCGCGTGGCCAAGCTAAGGACCAGGACCCTCTCTGAGAAGCGTACGATGCCAGAGGGGTCCTCCCAGACTGAGAATGGCTTGAGCCGCGCTGCTGGCGGCTGCACGTCCCTGAGGATGCAGCTGGGAGAGAATGGACATTACTCAGTGCACCACTGGCGCAAAGCCTCTGAGCTGGAGGACATTGAGCTGGAGGAGAGCAGCACCTCAGAGAGCAGACGGAGGCGGAGCCGGGAGGAGCATCCCCGCAAAAGCAGCAAGAGCCAGTCCTTCTCCTACTCATATTCCTCCAAGCACTCTAGTAGCCGTCTGTCCCGCTCTAGCAATCGCTCCATGCAGTTCTTCTCATATCGCCGTCGCCGGAAGCGTAGCAGCATCTGCCGGAAGAAAGTCACCCAGGCCCGGGAGAAACGCTTCACTTTTGTGCTGGCCGTGGTCATGGGGGTCTTTGTAGTTTGCTGGTTCCCTTTCTTCTTCAGCTACAGCCTCTATGGTATTTGCCGGGAGGCGTGTGAGGTCCCTGAGACTCTGTTCAAGTTCTTCTTCTGGATTGGGTATTGCAATAGCTCCCTCAACCCAGTCATCTACACCATCTTCAACCAGGACTTCCGCAGGTCCTTTAAACACATTCTctttaagaagaagaagaagaacttCAGACATTGA